The nucleotide window GTCGCCGTTCCGCGAGGGGTACGCCGGCGGCGTGATGTGCCTCTCGCGCTTCCAGTGGCCCGATCTGTCGTCGTTCGACGATCCCGAGGTCGTCTGGCGGCAGAAGAAGGAATGGCACGCGGGGCTGATATTCAAGGCCGACGATCCCGGTCGCATCGAGGAGTTGCTGGCCCGCTACGCCGATCGCATGGCTCGCGACTACATGGCGCACGCGCCCACCAAGGAGCACCAAAACGCCTAGGATCGGGTCCTGGGCTCTGGCTTCGCCGCCAGTTGCTCCTGGATGTGGCCGAGGCGAATAGCGATCAGCTTTTCGACCAGCTTGCGCGGCAGCGGTCGGTCGATCGCAAACTGCAAGGCCCCGCTGGACGTGACGTAGGGCGCCACGTCCTCCCGCATCTCCGGGAACACCGATCCGCTATGCGGGAAGTAGCTCAGGTGGTTCTTGAAGGCTGCGAAACCGGCGACGATCTTGCCGTGGACCCTGAATGCCGGCATTCGGTAGGAGATGCATTCCTGGGCGTCGGGCACGATCTCGCGGATCGTGCGGCGCAACTCCTGCAGGGTGGTGCGCTTGGTCTCGTCCAGGCCCGCCAGGTATGCGTCGATCTCTTCGCTTTGCATCTTCCCGGTCCGTGCGGGTCGCCCCGGGCGGGTCAGGGCGTGCCCGGCGGCAGCTTGAAATGCGGGTTCTCGATGATCCCCAGGCGATTGCCGAACGGATCGATGACCGACCCGACCAGGATCCCCTCGCCCACATCCGCGATCTCGTCGCACGACGAAGCGCCCAGTTCCAGTAGCCGGGCGAAGGCTGCCCTCGCGTCGGGGACGCCCCAGTACGCGTTGCCGATGATGCCGCCGCCGGGCGCCTCCTCGGGCTGCAAGCCCAGTTCGAACCCGCCCACGTTGAAGCCGACATAGAAAGGCTGGTCGAAGTACGGTTCGATGCCCGTCACGCGGCTGTACCAGGCTTTCGCCGCCGCGATGTCGTCGACCTGGTAGATGGCGGTTCGCAATCCCAGAAGCATGCAACCAGCCTACCATCCGATCGCCCGCGAACCCACGGAGGCTGGCCGGGCGCTCAGGGATTGCGATAGAGGTTGACGACGTCCCGGCCGTAGCCCGTCAGGAAGTTCTGGATGGCCTTCCGCTCCTCCGGGATGTCGTTGTGGCGGATCAAGTCGTTCTGCGGATCTACGTAGACGGCGTCGGGGCCCCAGGTGGACGCGTCGTTGGCCACGGCGCCCTTGGCCAGGTTCAGCACGATCACGTCGTGGCCGTTCTGGATGTTCTGGCTGTCGTAGGCCTGGACGACCGCGGAGTCCAGGCCGGCGTTGCGGGCGATGGCGTTGGCGACCCGGGCGAACGGCCCGCATGTGCCGCCGCCGCGTTCGAGGACGCCCTGTGCGAAGCTCGGGTCCATCGCGCCGCCGTCCCCCTTGGCCACCTGGGCGTCGAACGCCGCCCGGTTGCCCTGGTCGATCGTGCGGAGCGACTCGCCGAGCAGTCCGCCAAGGTGGATGATGTCGCTGGCCGTGCGCGTCCCCAGGCCGGAGTTGGCCATGCCGAACTGGTTGCGCTCCGAGATGGTGTTGATGAGCGCATGCTGGCTGAGAGCGATGATCGTCTTGCCCTTGAGGTGCGAGTCGAGGAACCCGGTCGGGCCGTTGACGCGCCGCACCAGGTCGCCGCCGCGCTCCAGGCTGCCGCTCGCCGCCGCTATCTCATCCGCGTCCGGCAGCTTTCCGGACGGCAAGGGCTCCGGCTCCGGCCGCCTGGCGGGCGCGTCGTCGGGATTGCCGATCGGCGTCGCGGCGACGCTCCT belongs to Candidatus Tanganyikabacteria bacterium and includes:
- a CDS encoding DUF1801 domain-containing protein, whose protein sequence is MQSEEIDAYLAGLDETKRTTLQELRRTIREIVPDAQECISYRMPAFRVHGKIVAGFAAFKNHLSYFPHSGSVFPEMREDVAPYVTSSGALQFAIDRPLPRKLVEKLIAIRLGHIQEQLAAKPEPRTRS
- a CDS encoding VOC family protein, with translation MLLGLRTAIYQVDDIAAAKAWYSRVTGIEPYFDQPFYVGFNVGGFELGLQPEEAPGGGIIGNAYWGVPDARAAFARLLELGASSCDEIADVGEGILVGSVIDPFGNRLGIIENPHFKLPPGTP